A window of Thermosynechococcus sp. NK55a contains these coding sequences:
- the metG gene encoding methionine--tRNA ligase, whose product MLPHFSLTTPLYYVNALPHIGSAYTTIAADVLARFYRLQGYQVRFITGTDEHGQKIERTAQQRGLSPQAHCDEIAAGFQALWQQLNIRYDRFSRTTSPRHHAIVKEFFQRVWDNGDIYLGQQQGWYCVECEEFKEERELLEGRRCPIHVNRTVEWRDERNYFFRLSKYQQALLDHYAEHPDFVQPPSRRNEVLSFIERGLQDFSISRVNLAWGFPVPTDPEQTLYVWFDALLGYVTALLEPEDEPTLANALKTWWPINLHIIGKDILRFHGISWPAMLMSAGLPLPEQIFVHGFLTKDGQKMGKSLGNTLDPFALVAQYGADAVRYYFMKEVEFGRDGDFSEIRFVSILNADLANDLGNLLNRTLKMAWKYTDGKVPNVQGAAIPREHPLRQLAEHLSQTYGQGYRQLAFHEVCQQALTLARAGNKFLDEEAPWKRYRAGETAAVAEVLYCVLESVRLVAYVLAPIIPQLSEAIYGQLGYSIKFNGSVAPDLLGDRQAQWGVLPASQPLAHPEPIFQKLLLPATVADSP is encoded by the coding sequence ATGGCCAGAAAATTGAGCGCACAGCACAACAGCGGGGTTTGAGTCCCCAAGCCCACTGCGATGAGATTGCCGCTGGTTTCCAAGCCCTCTGGCAACAACTGAATATCCGCTACGATCGCTTTAGCCGCACCACCAGTCCTCGCCACCATGCCATTGTCAAGGAGTTTTTTCAGCGGGTTTGGGACAACGGCGACATTTATCTAGGTCAGCAGCAGGGTTGGTACTGTGTCGAGTGTGAAGAATTCAAGGAAGAACGCGAACTGCTTGAGGGTCGGCGCTGCCCGATCCATGTGAATCGGACGGTGGAATGGCGAGACGAGCGCAACTATTTTTTCCGCCTCTCGAAATATCAGCAGGCGCTCCTAGACCACTACGCTGAACATCCTGACTTTGTCCAGCCCCCCAGCCGTCGCAATGAGGTGCTGAGTTTTATTGAGCGAGGGCTGCAGGACTTTTCCATTTCGCGGGTGAATCTGGCTTGGGGGTTTCCCGTGCCCACGGATCCGGAGCAAACCCTCTACGTCTGGTTTGATGCCCTCTTGGGCTATGTCACCGCCCTCTTGGAACCAGAAGATGAGCCGACCTTGGCCAATGCCCTCAAAACCTGGTGGCCAATTAACCTGCACATTATTGGTAAGGATATTCTCCGCTTCCATGGGATCTCTTGGCCAGCAATGTTGATGTCGGCGGGCTTACCACTACCAGAGCAAATTTTTGTCCATGGCTTTCTGACCAAGGATGGTCAAAAAATGGGTAAAAGTTTGGGGAATACCCTAGATCCCTTTGCCTTGGTGGCGCAATACGGTGCCGATGCAGTGCGCTACTACTTCATGAAAGAAGTGGAGTTTGGCCGCGATGGTGACTTTAGTGAGATCCGCTTTGTGAGTATTCTCAATGCGGATCTGGCCAATGATCTGGGGAATTTGCTCAATCGCACGCTAAAAATGGCTTGGAAATATACCGATGGGAAGGTGCCCAATGTCCAAGGAGCAGCAATTCCGCGAGAGCATCCCCTGCGGCAACTGGCAGAGCACCTCAGCCAAACCTATGGCCAAGGGTATCGGCAATTAGCCTTCCATGAGGTCTGCCAACAGGCCCTGACCCTGGCCCGGGCGGGGAATAAGTTCCTTGATGAGGAGGCACCGTGGAAACGCTATAGGGCAGGAGAAACCGCAGCGGTGGCGGAGGTTCTGTACTGTGTATTGGAGTCGGTGCGCCTTGTGGCCTATGTGCTTGCCCCGATTATCCCCCAACTGAGTGAGGCCATCTATGGGCAGTTGGGCTATAGTATTAAATTTAATGGATCAGTTGCCCCAGACCTTTTGGGCGATCGCCAAGCCCAGTGGGGTGTTTTACCTGCGTCACAACCTCTGGCCCATCCAGAGCCGATTTTCCAAAAACTGTTGCTGCCTGCAACTGTCGCCGATTCCCCCTGA
- a CDS encoding NYN domain-containing protein, whose translation MVTSSSSVIYTPEQVLQNRGRVAIFIDGSNLFYAALQLGIEIDYSKLLCHLTQGSRLFRSFFYTGVDPTNEKQQGFLLWMRRNGYRVVSKELVQLPDGSKKANLDVEIAVDMMALVGCYDTAILVSGDGDLAYAVDAVSYRGARVEVVSLRSMTSDSLINVADRYIDLESIREEIQKAPRSTYTYRPITGNLTQSPIVNPHWEQDTAERKDKAADNDSPETLGNLDNNASA comes from the coding sequence ATGGTTACATCTTCGTCTTCAGTTATTTACACGCCAGAACAGGTGTTACAAAACCGTGGGCGCGTTGCCATCTTTATTGATGGCTCCAACCTCTTCTATGCAGCGCTGCAACTGGGCATCGAAATTGACTATTCAAAACTCCTCTGCCACTTGACCCAAGGCTCCCGTCTCTTTCGCTCCTTCTTCTACACGGGGGTTGACCCCACCAATGAAAAACAGCAGGGGTTTCTGCTGTGGATGCGCCGCAATGGCTATCGTGTCGTCTCCAAGGAACTCGTCCAACTGCCGGATGGCTCTAAAAAGGCGAACCTTGACGTCGAAATTGCCGTGGATATGATGGCACTGGTAGGTTGCTATGATACTGCCATCTTGGTCAGCGGTGATGGGGATTTGGCCTATGCCGTGGATGCAGTGAGTTACCGAGGGGCAAGGGTCGAGGTGGTGAGTCTGCGATCGATGACTAGCGATAGCCTAATTAACGTTGCCGATCGCTACATTGATCTTGAGAGCATTCGCGAAGAAATCCAAAAGGCGCCCCGATCAACCTACACCTACCGTCCTATCACTGGTAACCTGACGCAATCCCCTATTGTTAACCCCCATTGGGAGCAAGATACCGCCGAAAGGAAAGATAAAGCTGCTGACAATGACTCACCCGAGACCCTAGGGAACTTAGACAACAATGCTTCTGCCTAG
- the lptC gene encoding LPS export ABC transporter periplasmic protein LptC: MLLPRPLLLCLVLALTGCGWVDQWVGEEPSPEPEITGDVKLQNLTLRQTNAKGQLLWVLQAAGARYRDDNRQQLEIQNLTGELKAEGKTTYKVQAKAVNVRQRHGQLWVEGRTTVTDLQQKGTIIADQLVWQGDRGVLIAQKNLQARYPQVTVTAKRLEADSRRQELRALNAVQVTSAAKDVKDLRLNTESLVWQQEPNRLLAGVIGQGGVTVVGGAGDRRGQRLQAQRAIWSISDQRVTLEGDVRVQLPNPALRVEGETVRWLIPQRQLVSDRPLRVSYPSQGIEGQANRGVFLIAENRAIFDKVQINSQPQQSQLRAQRLNWWIPQERLEASGQVEIQRPNAQLRTAQLIWRIPQQEVEAQGGVFYRQSNPRIQVQGQRAKGWLDRQEVIVSGNVQSKVPLRVRLP; encoded by the coding sequence ATGCTTCTGCCTAGACCCCTCCTCCTTTGCCTTGTACTCGCCTTGACAGGCTGTGGCTGGGTGGATCAATGGGTGGGGGAGGAGCCATCCCCAGAACCAGAAATCACGGGTGATGTCAAGCTGCAAAATCTGACCCTGCGGCAAACCAACGCTAAAGGCCAACTCCTCTGGGTATTGCAGGCGGCGGGCGCGCGCTATCGCGATGACAATCGCCAGCAATTGGAGATTCAAAATCTAACGGGGGAATTAAAGGCAGAGGGTAAAACCACTTACAAGGTGCAGGCCAAGGCGGTCAATGTGCGGCAGCGGCATGGTCAACTTTGGGTTGAAGGTCGCACCACGGTCACTGATCTCCAGCAAAAGGGGACGATTATTGCCGATCAATTGGTTTGGCAGGGCGATCGCGGCGTACTCATTGCCCAGAAAAACCTGCAAGCCCGCTATCCCCAAGTGACAGTGACCGCTAAGCGCCTCGAAGCCGATAGCCGACGCCAAGAACTGCGTGCCCTCAATGCCGTTCAGGTGACCTCCGCCGCCAAGGACGTCAAGGATTTACGGCTCAATACGGAGAGTCTAGTGTGGCAGCAGGAGCCCAATCGGCTGTTGGCAGGGGTCATCGGTCAAGGGGGGGTCACAGTCGTCGGTGGGGCGGGCGATCGCCGAGGGCAGCGGCTACAAGCCCAAAGGGCAATCTGGTCAATTAGCGATCAACGGGTCACCCTTGAGGGGGATGTCCGAGTGCAGCTTCCCAACCCTGCTCTGCGCGTTGAGGGAGAAACGGTGCGCTGGTTAATTCCCCAACGGCAATTGGTGAGCGATCGCCCCCTGCGGGTCAGCTATCCCAGCCAAGGCATTGAAGGGCAGGCCAATCGCGGTGTCTTCCTGATTGCTGAAAACCGCGCCATCTTTGACAAGGTCCAAATCAATAGCCAACCTCAACAGTCGCAACTGCGTGCCCAACGCCTCAATTGGTGGATTCCCCAAGAGCGGCTAGAAGCTAGCGGTCAGGTGGAAATCCAGCGCCCCAATGCCCAACTACGCACAGCTCAACTGATTTGGCGGATTCCCCAGCAGGAAGTTGAAGCCCAAGGGGGAGTCTTTTACCGCCAGAGCAATCCCCGCATTCAAGTTCAGGGACAGCGGGCAAAAGGGTGGCTTGATCGCCAAGAGGTGATTGTCAGTGGCAATGTTCAGAGCAAAGTGCCGTTGCGAGTGCGCCTTCCCTAG
- a CDS encoding 2OG-Fe(II) oxygenase: MSTAPLQILDLGGEILLFQRLIPVHQCQQVIATAEKVGFEDAQILMGTVDRSVRGGSLLRFDPQDPQQAMMRQILLQATQTIQIVLYQHYGIRFPEIENFSILRYRVGEGYRRHVDNLLLASRQMELAQGIPTRDVSLVGYLNEDFEGGETYFDRQGVKVTPRTGDIVVFPAYYTHPHAALPVIQGTKYAFATWLFY; this comes from the coding sequence ATGAGTACCGCACCACTGCAAATTCTTGACTTGGGGGGTGAAATTCTCCTTTTCCAGCGTTTGATTCCGGTTCACCAGTGTCAGCAGGTGATTGCTACAGCTGAGAAGGTGGGGTTTGAGGATGCGCAAATTCTCATGGGAACGGTCGATCGCTCCGTGCGCGGCGGCAGTTTGCTCCGCTTTGATCCCCAAGACCCCCAACAGGCGATGATGCGGCAGATTCTTCTCCAGGCCACGCAAACAATTCAAATCGTCCTCTACCAACACTATGGGATTCGCTTCCCTGAAATTGAAAACTTCTCCATCCTGCGCTATCGGGTGGGCGAGGGCTATCGCCGCCATGTGGACAACCTATTGCTGGCCAGTCGGCAAATGGAACTGGCCCAAGGTATCCCGACGCGGGATGTCAGTCTGGTGGGCTATCTCAATGAGGACTTTGAGGGGGGAGAAACCTATTTCGATCGCCAAGGGGTAAAGGTTACCCCACGGACGGGAGATATTGTTGTCTTTCCCGCCTACTACACCCATCCCCATGCCGCCTTGCCCGTGATCCAGGGCACTAAATATGCCTTTGCCACTTGGTTATTCTATTGA
- a CDS encoding IMS domain-containing protein produces MRIPLDYYQVLGVPIQATPEQIEQAFQDRLLQLPTQQHSPTTVATRRELIEQAYAVLREPEQRHAYDRHCRAVDAEDLIVQLDPDATAPYIEISDEQFSGALLLLYELGNYAQVVKLGEVFLKKDVLDLNRPYTSSAAVADITLTVALAYLELGREEWQRQSYQAAASQLEAGLAVLQQRSNLFPELQEQFQTELNRLRPYLILELLALPLADSVNRQRGILLLRQMLSERGGVEGRRDDHSGLAVEDFLKFILQLRSHLTVAEQQELFERESRRPSAVATYLAVHALVARGVHELQPSYIRRARDLLEQLLPNQDVYLELASCLLLLGQPTEALAALDNSQDQPTLDFIRRHAGEAGDLLPGLYYYTTQWLREEIYPAFRDLGETPVALDAYFADPNVQTYLEALSDDSIASEPPATTASALPEVMRPTVAVPPPVSFTAETLPLQDQTRLGQGFSALASTTSSTATGTATPQPSTRKRRRPGNSCSQKRQTGFWMGAGVVLVGLGALAKVYWPAKTAEAPISPVTPTPVATPTPTPQPTTLGITLTPEMARDRLHTWQRMKAQALGPAFEMDKLATILTEPELSRWRSRARGLQSEGSHWVYTLKNLEVKEVRLQRSDRVDVLAEVNEDARFYEQGTLRNDISYSNPYRVIYTFIRRGNQWLIQRMQVVS; encoded by the coding sequence GTGCGCATTCCTCTCGACTATTACCAAGTGCTGGGTGTGCCAATTCAGGCAACGCCGGAGCAAATTGAGCAAGCGTTTCAGGATCGGCTGCTGCAACTGCCTACCCAGCAGCACTCCCCCACCACAGTTGCCACCCGTCGGGAACTCATTGAGCAGGCCTATGCAGTTTTGCGAGAACCGGAGCAGCGCCATGCCTACGATCGCCACTGCCGTGCGGTTGATGCCGAGGATTTGATTGTCCAGTTGGATCCCGATGCCACCGCTCCCTACATTGAAATTAGTGATGAGCAATTCTCGGGGGCACTCCTACTGCTCTATGAACTGGGAAATTATGCCCAAGTTGTCAAGTTGGGAGAAGTATTTCTCAAAAAGGATGTTCTTGATCTCAATCGCCCCTACACTTCTTCTGCCGCCGTTGCCGACATTACCCTCACTGTGGCTTTGGCCTATCTGGAATTGGGACGCGAGGAATGGCAGCGGCAGTCCTACCAAGCAGCCGCCTCTCAGCTAGAAGCCGGTCTAGCGGTACTTCAGCAGCGGTCAAACTTGTTTCCCGAACTCCAGGAACAGTTTCAGACGGAACTGAATCGGTTACGTCCTTACCTTATTCTAGAGTTACTGGCACTGCCTCTGGCCGATAGTGTGAATCGGCAGCGGGGTATTTTGTTGCTGCGGCAAATGCTGAGTGAGCGCGGGGGTGTTGAGGGGCGCCGTGATGATCACTCGGGACTTGCAGTTGAGGATTTTCTGAAATTTATTTTGCAACTGCGCAGCCATCTTACCGTGGCAGAGCAACAGGAACTCTTTGAACGGGAATCGCGGCGTCCCTCAGCGGTGGCGACCTACCTTGCGGTACATGCCTTGGTGGCACGGGGCGTGCATGAACTTCAGCCGAGCTATATTCGTCGGGCCAGGGATTTATTGGAGCAGCTGCTCCCCAATCAAGATGTCTATCTTGAACTCGCCAGTTGCTTGCTGCTTTTGGGACAGCCCACCGAGGCATTGGCAGCTCTTGACAACAGCCAAGATCAACCGACTCTGGACTTTATCCGCCGTCATGCCGGTGAGGCTGGCGATCTACTGCCGGGGCTCTATTACTACACCACACAATGGCTCAGAGAAGAAATTTATCCTGCATTTCGGGACTTGGGGGAAACACCCGTGGCCTTGGATGCTTACTTTGCTGATCCCAATGTCCAAACCTACCTAGAGGCTCTCAGTGACGACTCTATTGCCTCTGAACCCCCTGCGACCACTGCCTCTGCGCTCCCTGAAGTGATGAGACCAACGGTGGCTGTGCCCCCTCCCGTCTCCTTCACAGCGGAAACGTTACCTTTGCAGGATCAGACTCGGCTAGGTCAGGGCTTTTCGGCATTGGCTTCGACCACTTCTTCAACTGCAACGGGGACAGCCACGCCCCAACCATCCACTCGCAAACGGCGCCGCCCTGGAAACAGTTGCTCCCAAAAACGTCAGACTGGGTTTTGGATGGGTGCAGGAGTTGTTCTTGTTGGTTTAGGAGCGTTGGCAAAAGTCTATTGGCCAGCCAAAACGGCTGAAGCCCCGATCTCGCCAGTGACACCGACTCCTGTGGCAACGCCGACCCCGACGCCACAACCGACGACCTTAGGGATCACTTTAACGCCAGAGATGGCGCGCGATCGCCTCCACACCTGGCAGCGAATGAAAGCCCAAGCCCTTGGGCCAGCATTTGAGATGGACAAACTAGCAACGATTTTGACGGAGCCAGAACTGAGCCGCTGGCGATCGCGGGCACGGGGCCTACAGTCCGAGGGCAGCCATTGGGTTTATACCCTAAAGAACTTAGAGGTGAAGGAAGTCCGTCTCCAAAGGAGCGATCGTGTCGATGTGTTGGCGGAAGTCAATGAGGATGCCCGTTTCTATGAACAGGGAACCCTGCGCAATGATATTTCCTATAGCAATCCCTACCGGGTCATTTATACCTTTATCCGTCGCGGCAATCAATGGTTGATTCAACGCATGCAGGTGGTTAGTTAA
- a CDS encoding carbohydrate ABC transporter permease: MKGQSLTPYLFLAPALGLLTLTVFWPALQAFFLSFTRYETDLLSPPVWVGWANFAQLWGDGVFWKTLGNTFLYLVVVVPILAIAPLLLAILVNQPLRGIHWFRAAYYSPVIISMVVAGIAWRWLYAPNGLLNQLVQGLHLRDTPIPWLTSPRLALFSVMAVTIWKGLGYYMVIYLAGLQGISGELYEAAAIDGSDGWQQHWDITLPLMRPYLLLVSIISAISATKVFEEVYVMTQGGPLNSSKTIVYYIYENAFQRLEINYACTMGLILFLFILSLSLLNLKLGRQVEMPLN; the protein is encoded by the coding sequence ATGAAAGGGCAATCCCTCACCCCCTACCTCTTTCTTGCCCCTGCCTTAGGGTTGCTAACACTGACGGTCTTTTGGCCAGCCCTACAGGCCTTTTTCCTCAGTTTCACCCGCTATGAAACCGATCTCCTGAGCCCCCCCGTGTGGGTAGGGTGGGCCAATTTTGCCCAGTTGTGGGGCGATGGCGTCTTCTGGAAAACCTTGGGCAATACTTTCCTCTATTTAGTGGTGGTGGTGCCAATTCTGGCGATCGCGCCTCTGCTGCTGGCGATTCTTGTCAACCAACCCCTGCGGGGCATCCACTGGTTTCGTGCTGCCTACTACAGCCCCGTGATTATCTCAATGGTGGTGGCGGGGATTGCTTGGCGCTGGCTCTATGCCCCCAATGGCCTCTTAAATCAACTAGTACAGGGTCTGCATCTGCGGGACACTCCCATTCCTTGGCTGACGAGTCCCCGACTCGCCCTCTTTAGTGTCATGGCCGTTACCATCTGGAAAGGCTTGGGCTACTACATGGTGATCTATCTGGCGGGCCTTCAGGGGATTAGCGGTGAACTGTACGAAGCGGCAGCGATCGATGGCAGTGACGGCTGGCAACAGCATTGGGATATTACATTGCCACTGATGCGCCCCTATCTTCTTTTGGTAAGCATTATCTCAGCAATTTCTGCCACCAAGGTCTTTGAAGAAGTCTATGTCATGACCCAAGGGGGTCCCCTCAATAGCTCCAAGACCATTGTTTATTACATCTACGAGAATGCCTTTCAGCGCTTAGAGATAAACTACGCCTGTACGATGGGACTGATTTTATTCCTGTTTATCCTGTCTTTGTCCCTCTTAAATCTCAAGCTTGGCCGACAAGTGGAAATGCCCCTTAACTAA